Below is a window of Pseudomonas sp. B21-040 DNA.
TCTGTTGATCAGCCATGGTGGCGTCATGCGTTTGTTGCTGGCTCAGGCGCGGGGGTTGCCGCGTGAGCAGTTGCTCGATGTCGAAGTCGCTCACGGCGCGTTGTTTTCGTTGAGTGTCGAGGCCGGCGTCATTCTCAAGGAAGCGAACTGAACATGCTGCCGTTCTGGATCGCCCTGCAATTTTTGAGCAGTCTGCCGATTCGTCTGCCCGGCATGCCGACGCCAGAGGAATTGGGGCGGTCGCTGCTGTTTTATCCGTTGGTGGGGCTGCTGTTCGGTGTGGTTCTGTGGGCATTGAACTGGCTGTTGCTGGGCACGCCATTATTGCTGCATGCCGCGTTGTTGCTGACCGTTTGGGTATTGCTCAGCGGCGGGTTGCACCTGGACGGTCTGGCCGATAGCGCCGACGCATGGCTGGGTGGCTTCGGTGACCGTGAGCGCACACTGACGATTATGAAGGACCCGCGCAGCGGCCCGATTGCCGTGGTGACGCTGGTGTTGGTGCTGCTGCTGAAGTTCGCCGCATTGCTGGCGTTGATCGAGCAGCCGCACAGTATTTTCCTGGTCATCGTTCCGCTAATCGGCCGCAGCGCGATGCTGGGTTTATTCCTGACCACGCCGTACGTGCGCGCTGGCGGGTTGGGGCAAGCGCTGGCCGATCATCTGCCGCGATTGGCCGGTAAGCAGGTGTTGGCGGTCAGCGCATTGGCCTGTGTATTGATCGCGGGTCTGAGCGGTGTCGTCGCGGTAGTTTTAGCGGCGGTGGTGTTCGCCTGCTTACGGCGGCAAATGGTGCGGCGATTGGGTGGTACGACTGGCGACACCGCCGGCGCACTCCTGGAATTGCTGGAAGTGGCGGTGCTGGTGGGCTTGGCGATCTTCTAATCTTCCCACATCATGTAACTTGATTTAACACAACCACGGGTATATACACGCACCATGCTCGACTCCCAATGTTTATGCATCAACCTGCGTCGCGCCGCCCGTGGCGTCAGCAGGCATTACGACGGCGCTCTGGACGGCTTCGGAATCAACGTTGCCCAGTATTCTTTGCTGTGTAATTTGCAACGACTGGATCAACCGAGTATTTCCACCCTGGCCGAGGCCATGGGCCTGGACCGCAGCACCTTGGGGCGCAATTTGCGCGTGCTTGAAGGCGAAGGGCTGGTAGCGCTGGCCGAAGGCGAGGACATGCGCAATCGCATTGTTCGCCTGACCGAGGCCGGTGCCGAACGTCTGAAGGCCGCCTTGCCCGCCTGGGAGGCCGCGCAACAGCGGTTGGTGGACCGCCTGGGGGCCGAGAAACGTGAAACCTTGCTGCGACTGCTGGACGAACTGGCGTAAGGCCGGTTTTTCCGATCTTAAGCGGGTATATACCCGCTACCGGAGAATAAGAAATGACATCGATGTGGCGTACTTGCGGTTGGGTGTTATTGGGGAGTGCGCTGATCCTTGCGTTGTCTTTGGGCGTGCGGCACGGCTTCGGACTGTTTCTGGCGCCGATGAGCGCGGAGTTCGGCTGGGGGCGTGAGACATTTGCGTTTGCCATCGCCTTGCAAAATCTGATCTGGGGCCTGGCGCAGCCCTTCACCGGCGCGCTGGCCGACCGTTTTGGCGCGGCGAAAGTGGTGCTGGTCGGTGGCGTGCTGTATGCGCTGGGCCTGGTGTTCATGGGCTTGTCCGATTCCGCCGTGACCCTGTCCCTGAGCGCCGGCCTGCTGATCGGCATCGGTCTGTCGGGCACCTCGTTCTCGGTGATCCTCGGCGTGGTGGGGCGTGCGGTGCCGCCCGAGAAGCGCAGCATGGGCATGGGTATCGCCAGTGCCGCCGGTTCGTTCGGTCAGTTCGCGATGTTGCCGGGCACGCTGGGCTTGATCGGCTGGCTCGGCTGGTCCGCCGCGTTGCTGGTGCTCGGCCTGTTGGTGGCGTTGATCGTGCCGCTGGTGAGCATGCTCAAGGACAAGCCGCTGCCGACGCTCGGTCATGAACAAACCCTCAGCGAAGCGCTGCGTGAAGCCTGTTCCCATTCTGGTTTCTGGCTGCTGGCGTTCGGCTTTTTCGTTTGCGGTTTCCAGGTGGTGTTCATCGGCGTGCATTTGCCGGCGTATCTGGTGGATCAGCACCTGCCGGCGACGGTCGGCACGACGGTGCTGGCGCTGATCGGGTTGTTCAACATCTTCGGCACCTACACCGCAGGCTGGCTTGGCGGGCGCATGTCAAAACCGCGCTTGCTCACCGGTTTGTACTTGCTGCGGGCGGTGGTGATTGCGCTGTTCCTGTGGGCGCCGGTCACCACGACCACGGCATACCTGTTCGGCATGGCCATGGGTTTCCTGTGGTTGTCGACCGTGCCGTTGACCAACGGCACCGTGGCGACCTTGTTCGGTGTCCGAAATCTGTCCATGCTCGGCGGGATTGTTTTCCTGTTTCACCAGCTCGGCTCGTTTCTGGGCGGCTGGTTGGGCGGGGTG
It encodes the following:
- a CDS encoding MarR family winged helix-turn-helix transcriptional regulator; translated protein: MLDSQCLCINLRRAARGVSRHYDGALDGFGINVAQYSLLCNLQRLDQPSISTLAEAMGLDRSTLGRNLRVLEGEGLVALAEGEDMRNRIVRLTEAGAERLKAALPAWEAAQQRLVDRLGAEKRETLLRLLDELA
- a CDS encoding MFS transporter — translated: MTSMWRTCGWVLLGSALILALSLGVRHGFGLFLAPMSAEFGWGRETFAFAIALQNLIWGLAQPFTGALADRFGAAKVVLVGGVLYALGLVFMGLSDSAVTLSLSAGLLIGIGLSGTSFSVILGVVGRAVPPEKRSMGMGIASAAGSFGQFAMLPGTLGLIGWLGWSAALLVLGLLVALIVPLVSMLKDKPLPTLGHEQTLSEALREACSHSGFWLLAFGFFVCGFQVVFIGVHLPAYLVDQHLPATVGTTVLALIGLFNIFGTYTAGWLGGRMSKPRLLTGLYLLRAVVIALFLWAPVTTTTAYLFGMAMGFLWLSTVPLTNGTVATLFGVRNLSMLGGIVFLFHQLGSFLGGWLGGVVYDRTGSYDLIWQVAILLSLLAAALNWPVRERPVARLQSQMSAI
- a CDS encoding adenosylcobinamide-GDP ribazoletransferase → MLPFWIALQFLSSLPIRLPGMPTPEELGRSLLFYPLVGLLFGVVLWALNWLLLGTPLLLHAALLLTVWVLLSGGLHLDGLADSADAWLGGFGDRERTLTIMKDPRSGPIAVVTLVLVLLLKFAALLALIEQPHSIFLVIVPLIGRSAMLGLFLTTPYVRAGGLGQALADHLPRLAGKQVLAVSALACVLIAGLSGVVAVVLAAVVFACLRRQMVRRLGGTTGDTAGALLELLEVAVLVGLAIF